A portion of the Bacillus thuringiensis genome contains these proteins:
- a CDS encoding HAD-IIIA family hydrolase, whose translation MTNIKAIFIDRDGTIGGDTTIHYPGSFTLFPFTKTSLQKLKAKNIKIFSFTNQPGIADGIATVADFVQELEGFGFDDIYVCPHKHGDGCECRKPSTGMLLKAAKKHGLDLTQCAVVGDRWTDIVAGEKVNATTILVRTGAGYDALHTYRDKWAHIEPNYIADNFEDATNWVLNQL comes from the coding sequence ATGACAAACATTAAAGCAATTTTCATTGATCGTGACGGTACAATTGGTGGTGACACTACAATACATTATCCGGGATCTTTTACATTATTTCCATTCACAAAAACATCCTTGCAAAAACTAAAAGCTAAAAATATAAAAATTTTCTCTTTCACAAATCAACCTGGTATCGCAGATGGAATAGCAACTGTAGCCGATTTTGTACAAGAATTAGAAGGCTTCGGTTTTGATGATATTTATGTATGTCCTCATAAACACGGTGATGGTTGTGAATGTCGTAAACCAAGTACAGGCATGCTGCTTAAAGCAGCAAAAAAACATGGGCTTGATTTAACACAATGTGCTGTAGTTGGTGATCGCTGGACTGATATTGTTGCAGGAGAAAAAGTAAATGCGACTACGATTCTAGTCCGAACAGGAGCTGGGTATGATGCTTTGCATACGTACCGAGACAAATGGGCACATATTGAACCAAACTACATTGCAGATAACTTTGAAGATGCAACAAACTGGGTTTTAAATCAACTATAA
- a CDS encoding ABC transporter ATP-binding protein, with protein MLEVNIRSAGYEIGEETIHDIAFSIEKGELVALIGANGAGKSTTIKTMLGLLVNMDGEISFGEKKNPYAYVPEHPTYYDYLTFWEHIELLMAARGSEMGNWEERAEQLLHTFRMDKHKHEYLSKFSKGMKQKSMLILAFLTEPDFYIIDEPFIGLDPVATKEFLTYLYKEKERGAGILLCTHVLDTAEKICERFLLISQGTLVADGHLESIQMLAEMPGSSLLDCFDIIVRREQHD; from the coding sequence ATGTTAGAAGTAAATATCCGCTCAGCTGGATATGAAATAGGCGAAGAAACAATTCATGATATAGCTTTTTCTATCGAAAAAGGTGAACTAGTTGCTCTTATTGGAGCAAATGGTGCTGGGAAGAGTACGACGATAAAAACGATGCTCGGATTACTTGTAAATATGGACGGTGAAATATCATTCGGTGAAAAGAAAAATCCGTATGCATATGTGCCAGAACATCCAACATACTATGATTACTTGACGTTCTGGGAACATATTGAATTATTAATGGCTGCTCGTGGAAGTGAAATGGGAAACTGGGAAGAAAGAGCGGAACAATTATTACATACTTTTCGAATGGATAAGCATAAACATGAGTATTTATCAAAGTTTTCAAAAGGTATGAAACAAAAATCGATGCTAATATTGGCGTTTTTAACTGAGCCAGATTTTTATATTATTGATGAACCCTTTATCGGTTTAGATCCAGTAGCTACGAAAGAGTTTTTAACTTATTTATATAAAGAAAAAGAGCGTGGGGCAGGAATTTTACTTTGTACGCACGTATTGGATACGGCTGAAAAAATTTGTGAAAGATTTTTACTCATTTCACAAGGTACATTAGTCGCAGATGGACATTTAGAATCTATTCAAATGTTAGCGGAAATGCCTGGTAGCTCATTACTAGACTGCTTTGATATAATTGTAAGGCGTGAACAACATGATTAA
- a CDS encoding GNAT family N-acetyltransferase — MSFQIREATIDDIDALCSLTKELKGSSISYEDMNNRLQFVQMSPFDFLYVYEEEEAIFGLLGFRIRENLEDVTRYGEISIISVDSNIRRKGIGQVLMDYAEQLAKKHNCIGTWLVSGTKRVEAHPFYKKLGYEVNGYRFVKHF, encoded by the coding sequence ATGTCTTTTCAAATTCGTGAAGCAACGATAGATGATATAGACGCACTTTGTTCTTTAACGAAAGAATTAAAAGGTTCCTCTATTTCCTATGAAGATATGAACAATCGATTACAATTCGTACAAATGAGTCCGTTTGATTTTTTATATGTTTACGAAGAAGAAGAAGCTATATTTGGATTGCTTGGATTTCGTATACGTGAAAATTTAGAAGATGTAACACGTTATGGAGAGATTTCAATTATTAGCGTCGATTCTAACATACGACGGAAAGGCATTGGACAAGTGTTGATGGATTATGCAGAGCAATTAGCAAAGAAACATAATTGCATTGGCACATGGCTAGTTAGTGGAACAAAAAGAGTAGAAGCTCATCCTTTTTACAAAAAATTAGGTTATGAAGTAAATGGCTACCGATTTGTAAAACATTTCTAA